ATTAACAGTACGCCCAGAAAAAGCATGGCGACGACCGCAAGCGAGGTGTTAAACGGGGCGGGAAGCGTCAGATAGCGATTCAGCGACAGCAAAGCCAGCGCCAGAAGCACCATCCCCACCACTTCAAGAATCAATACACTTTTCGGTAACGCGCCAATCGTACGCACAGGAAGCCCTCTTTTGTGAGACATAGTGTAAGGCGTTCAGCGTGAATGTGTTTAACAGATATAGACTAAATGTATCAAAGTAAAAGGTGCAACCTACTGTTCAAGGCTGACGATTAGCGTCATCATAGCAGCCATTCGCCGTCAGGCTTTGAGTTCGAGGAGAGAGACTACAATGTTCACCGTTATTTTTGGCCGCCCGGGTTGCCCTTACTGTGTCCGCGCAAAAGAACTGGCAGAAAAACTGAGCAACGAGCGCGAAGATTTCAACTATCGCTACATCGACATCCACGCGGAAGGCATCACCAAAGCGGATCTGGAAAAGACCGTCGGTAAACCGGTTGAAACCGTGCCGCAGATTTTTGTCGATCAGAAACACATCGGCGGTTGCACCGATTTTGAAGCCTGGGCGAAAGAGAATCTGAACCTGTTCGCCTGAGTGCTGTGAGTGATGTAATAACGCCCTCTTCGGAGGGCGTTATTGATTTTTTCGCTGTCGCGGCCTGAACAGGCTACTGATGAACAGGAAGCACAAGGCACCCAACGCACACCAGAACACCGCGCTGAATAACCACGCCATCTCCTGCCATAGCGAGCGAGTGGGCGTAAAGAAAAGACGCGTCAGCAGCAAACAACAAGGTGCTGCAAGCATCGCACCGAGGAGCGGTTTGATCACCTCCCGACGATGAGAGCAAAAACTGGCCACCGCGCCTGGCAGCGTAAAAAACAGTAGTCCCATTTCTGGATGCCCGGCGGCCCGAAATGCCCCTTTCATGTTCATCGTCAGAAAAAGACAGACAACCACAAAGAGCACAAAGCAGCAGACCGCACCTACCCAACCATGTTTATATTTCAATCATTTCTCCTGACACTGTCTCTATCGAACACACTTTTCGCCAGTGGCGTCCAGTCAGATAAAGCCGTTCAGCATTCCGTGCCAAAATACGCCAACACGATTCTTATAGCCGTTGATACGTAATGAGATTAAACTAACCAAATATATTGTTGTGTTGCTTATATTCGGGGCGTGAATATGTAACAATCCCCTTAATTGATGGCAAAAACAGTAGCCTAAATAACCATTTCTTTCAACAGCTTACTCGTAAACAAGAAGTTAGTCTCCGTGAATATAAACGTCGCCGATTTGTTAAATGGGAATTACATCCTGTTATTATTTGTTGTACTGGCTCTCGGCCTGTGTCTCGGTAAATTGCGACTGGGTTCTGTCCAACTGGGTAATTCCATTGGCGTTTTAGTCGTCTCTCTCTTATTAGGGCAACAGCATTTCAGTATTAACACCGACGCACTGAATTTGGGCTTCATGCTGTTTATTTTTTGTGTCGGCGTCGAGGCGGGTCCTAACTTTTTTTCCATTTTTTTTCGGGATGGGAAAAATTACCTGATGCTGGCTCTGGTAATGGTCGGCAGTGCGCTGCTGATCGCCCTGGGGCTGGGTAAGCTATTCGGCTGGGACATCGGCCTGACGGCCGGTATGCTGGCAGGCTCAATGACGTCTACCCCCGTTCTGGTTGGCGCTGGCGATACGTTACGCCATTTCGGGATGGAGAGTGCGCAGCTTTCCAGGGCGCTGGATAACCTGAGTCTGGGCTACGCGCTGACTTACCTGATTGGCCTGGTCAGTCTGATCGTCGGCGCACGCTATCTGCCGAAATTACAGCATCAGGATCTACAAACCAGTGCCCAGCAGATTGCCCGTGAACGCGGCCTGGACACTGACACGAACCGGAAGGTATACCTGCCGGTCATTCGCGCTTACCGTGTCGGCCCTGAACTGGTAGCCTGGACCGATGGAAAAAACCTGCGTGAGCTCGGTATTTACCGCGCGACCGGTTGCTACATTGAACGCATCCGTCGCAACGGTATTCTGGCAAACCCGGACGGCGATGCGGTATTGCAGATGGGCGATGAGATTGCGCTTGTCGGCTATCCGGATGCTCATGCCCGTCTCGACCCCAGCTTTCGTAACGGCAAAGAGGTTTTCGACCGTGACCTGCTCGACATGCGGATCGTCACGGAAGAAATCGTAGTGAAAAACCACAACGCGGTGGGACGCCGGCTTGCTCAACTGAAGCTCACCGACCACGGCTGCTTCCTGAACCGCGTGATTCGTTCGCAGATTGAAATGCCAATTGATGACAACGTGGTACTCAACAAAGGCGACGTATTGCAGGTCAGCGGCGATGCGCGTCGCGTAAAAACAATCGCCGACCGCATCGGCTTTATCTCGATTCACAGCCAGGTTACCGATCTGCTGGCCTTCTGCGCATTCTTTATTATTGGTCTGATGATCGGCATGATCACCTTCCAGTTCAGCAACTTCAGTTTCGGCATTGGTAATGCGGCAGGGTTGCTGTTCGCCGGGATCATGCTGGGCTTCCTGCGAGCAAACCATCCCACGTTTGGTTACATCCCGCAGGGCGCACTGAATATGGTGAAAGAGTTCGGCCTAATGGTCTTCATGGCAGGCGTTGGCCTGAGCGCGGGCAGCGGCATTGGTCATGGTCTGGGAGCGATCGGTGGTCAAATGCTGATTGCCGGGCTGATCGTCAGTCTGGTGCCAGTGATCATTTGCTTCCTGTTCGGTGCTTATGTTCTGCGCATGAACCGGGCACTCCTTTTTGGTGCCATGATGGGGGCACGTACCTGTGCACCCGCGATGGAAATCATCAGCGATACCGCACGCAGCAACATCCCGGCACTCGGTTATGCTGGCACCTACGCGATAGCCAACGTGCTGCTGACACTGGCAGGGACACTCATCATCATCATCTGGCCAGGCTTAGGATAAAACTGAAGTTGCCCCTTAAGTGAAAATTTTTTGCAGATACGTAGAACTTTTCCTCAAGGCGTCAGTCATAACTAGTGCCACTGCTTTTCTTTGATGTCCCCAATTTGTGGAGCCCATCAACCCCGCCGTTTTGGTTCAAGGTTGATGGGTTTTTTGTTGCCTGAAAGTTATACCTTTAAAATCAAATCATAAGAGCACTACTTCGGTACGAGTAGCGACAACATGGCGGCTGCGCTACGACATCCAGGGCATCTCTGGTCCGGAAAGGCCGTAAAGAGAGCTACCACTGTTCCAAAACTTCCTGCCATGCTTAGGAGCATAAATGTAATTAGTGCTTATCCAGCATTTACCAGAATTTCTCAGACCATAAATATATCCTCCTGCGCCCCATAAACGGCCTGACGCTTTCGGTCCAAAGATGTCGTTGTTGCTTATCCAATACTTACCAGAACCCATTGACTATCCATTCTCGCAAATCACTGCGTTGTAAATCGCTGCATTTCTCAACAAAAGCCCTGTCACAAATTTATAAATTATACAAAGGGTTGAAGCAATGTACCCATCATGATCTATACGAACAACCTTAGTCAGGAGATAGTTGTTATTTTAGAAAGTAATAATTTAAATACAAATCTTAAATGAATTACAGGATTCAATACAAAAAGTTTTGAACTGTTGCTTTTTCAGCGTATATTCAACATTAGCAACAAGGAAAGTAAGGATATATTTATGCAGGCGTCAGATTATTTAAAGATGAAGTTTCAAAGCGATCGCCAGCTAGCTATATACGGACAGCAGGGTGTTACCAGCACATGGAAGGCGCTAAAAGGAATCGGGTCAGATCTCTACTCGGGCATTGAACGAGCAAGTTGGTATTCTTCCTGCTTGCTACCAAAATATCAGGACGTTTGTCAGGAGTTGCTCTCCGAAGAAAAACGAATGTGGATGAATATTTATTCCATCTATCGTTATCGGGATGTGATCGGCGAAATGCTCTATCTCTATTTCGAAATGGTTATAGAAGATACCAGGAATGGCAATAAGAAAAGCAGTGTTCGCAACGCGGATACAAAGATTACAAAACTCGTTGCTGGCGGTACAGTCAGTAGGGCAGTACGATCCGGTGTAACCCTTGCTTTTTCTGAAACACTTTCCTCCTCCAACCCTGTAGCACAGGCTGTTGTTGAACGTTTAGCTGCAAGAGTCCCGAACGTAGTCACGGCCTTTCAACTCTTTGGTACAGAGCAACACTGTGCCATGGCGGCTCGCAGGCTAAAGGCATTAGACTCGAAATATTACAGAATACTGTATGCGGCACAGTTGGAAATGCTTTATTACTTTGCTGAGCCAATTCTTTCGGATGTAATCAAAAACGTTCAGATGAAGGTCTATCGTGATTTTGATGCAATCTATGATGCACTAAAGAGTAAATATCATGTTTAAGAGCATTTTATCACTACTGTTTAATGAGGTGCTTCTTATCGTAAGTATTATTGCCTTTGGATTCTTTTATCTTCATTTTTTCCCAACTTACTGGTTTCTACTAACAATCATATCAACAATTATACTTATTATTATCCTGCCGAAGTTCACGGAAAGATTTGATAAATACAACAAATAATTCACAAGGAGTTTTTATGTCAAACCCTGCTTATTTATGGCTGACAGATGAAAATGGTTCGCCTATGATTGGTTCATCACTTGTGATGGGCCGCGAAGGTGCTATTGAAATGAAATCGTTCACGCATAACGTTAACATTCCAGTTGATGGTAATACGGGTAAACTGACAGGCACTCGTATTCATATGCCGATCATGTTTCAGAAGGAATTTGACCGCGTTACACCAATGCTCTACCGCGCATTAAGCACCGGAAAAGTACTGCAGTCTGCCACAATTAAAATGTACCAAATTAATGAGGCAGGCCTGGAACAAGAGTATTTCAATATTCTTCTTGAAGGTGTCAAACTAACATCAATCACGCCGGATCTATATCCGGGAGCAAACACAGGAACGCATCTCGAAACCATCCTACTGCGTTATGGACAGATAACCTGGAAGCACTGTGACGGTAACATTATCTATACCGACTCATGGAATGAATGGGCGACATACTAAAAATTTCCGACCAGGGTTCTTTCATAGCTACTGCCGCATCCCTGATCACAGACAAGATTCAACGTTGTTGACGTAGAAGACCATTTCTGCTGCCAGCAACGTTCCTGACACTAACAACCTTTCTGGCCTCGGATAGCGCCAGCGCCATGACGGCAACCATCGTGAATATGACTGCAGGCGCTACAACAGGATAACGGAGCCTTACCCGGCGATGCGTTTAACCATCAGCAGGATCTCTTCACGCGTCAATGGCGCCCGATCGGTCGCAAAATGTAGCGTCATGCCTTCAATAAAGGCATCCAGCGCACGCGCAGTATCCGGTTCGAACCACCGGGAAAGCGTTTGCTGGCTGCGCTGCATCCAGTTCTGCATCACCGTTTTTAACGCGGGTTTGCGATTGGCAAAGGCATACAGTTGATACATCAGTTCCATATTATCTGGCGTGGTGACCTGAGAACTGTAGATCATTTCGGTGATCGCGCGACATGCCCCCTCCTCGTCCGCAACATGCGTAAAAAAGTTCTGATACTGCCTGGACATCGTCTGCGTAAACAGCGTGAACGCTTCGGTCAGCAACTCTTCGATACCGGAAAAATAGTAGGTCAGCGATCCCAGTGGCACCCCGGCCATCGCGGCGATTTTTCGGTGCGTCACAGCATGAATGCCATGCACTTTCACTGCTTCCAGCGTCGCGGCGACGATTTTCTCTCGCCGCTGCGGATCGTTAGCACGTCGCACGTTTACTCCTTTCTACAGGTTTATGTACAAATGTACACAAGCTTGCTAATGTTGTCTTCTTCTCTTTATCTGCCGATCTGGAATTATGACTGCCATCTCTTCACGCAAAGCCCTGCAACGCCGAACCTGGGCGCTTTTTATGTTCTTCTTTTTGCCCGGCCTGCTTATGGCCTCCTGGGCCACGCGTACGCCTGCCATTCGTGACACGCTCTCGGTCTCGACGGCGGAAATGGGGGCGGTGCTGTTTGGCCTCTCGATAGGTTCGATGAGCGGCATCCTTTGTTCGGCCTGGCTGGTGAAACGATTTGGCACGCGAAAAGTGATTCGCACCACCATGTCCTGCGCGATTGTAGGGATGCTGGTGTTGAGTCTGGCGCTATGGTTGACCTCACCGCTGTTGTTTGCGCTGGGTTTAGGCGTATTCGGTGCCAGTTTCGGCTCTGCGGAAGTGGCGATCAATATTGAAGGAGCGGCCGTCGAACGTGAGATGAACAAAACCGTGCTGCCGATGATGCATGGATTTTACAGCTTCGGCACGCTGGCGGGCGCAGGCGTCGGGATGGCGCTGACGGCCTTTGGCGTCGCGGCAACCACCCATATAGTGCTGGCCTCGCTGGTGGCAATTGCGCCGATTTTTATTGCGATCAAAGCCATTCCCGACGGGACAGGTAAAAACGCCAGCGACGGGTCTCATCACGAAGAGAAAGGCGTCCCTTTCTGGCGTGATGTCCAGTTGCTGTTGATTGGCGTTGTGGTGCTGGCGATGGCATTTGCCGAAGGCTCCGCCAACGACTGGTTGCCGCTGCTGATGGTGGACGGCCACGGTTTTAGCCCGACCTCTGGTTCACTGATTTACGCGGGCTTCACGCTCGGGATGACCGTCGGACGCTTTACCGGCGGCTGGTTTATTGACCGCTACAGCCGCGTGGCGGTGGTGCGCGCCAGCGCCCTGATGGGGGCGCTTGGGATCGGTTTGATTATTTTCGTCGACAGCGCCTGGGTAGCGGGAGTCTCCGTGGTCCTGTGGGGTCTGGGGGCATCGCTCGGCTTCCCGTTAACGATTTCAGCGGCCAGCGATACGGGGCCGGATGCGCCCACGCGCGTCAGCGTCGTGGCAACTACCGGCTATCTGGCATTTCTCGTTGGCCCTCCGCTGCTGGGCTACCTCGGCGAACACTACGGCTTGCGCAGCGCTATGTTGGTGGTGCTGGCGCTGGTGCTGCTGGCCGCCGTTGTTGCCAGAGCCGTTGCCAAACCAAATTCAACGACACAAACTGCGATGGAGAAGGGATAAATGGGTATTAAGTTAATTGCAGTCGATATGGATGGCACCTTTCTGAGCGATCAAAAGACCTATAATCGCGAACGTTTTCTGACGCAGTATCAGCAGATGAAAACACAAGGTATTCGTTTTGCGGTCGCCAGCGGCAACCAGTATTACCAGCTCATCTCTTTCTTTCCTGAGATTGCCCATGAGATCTCCTTTGTTGCCGAAAACGGCGGTTGGGTGGTGAGCGAAGGTCAGGATATTTTCAACGGCGATCTGGCGAAGGCCGATTTTACCGCCATTGTCGACCATCTGTTGACCCGCGCCGATGTAGAGATCATCGCCTGCGGTAAGCACAGCGCGTATACCCTGAAAACGTACAACGACGAGATGAAAGCCACTGCGGGCATGTACTATCACCGCCTCGAGTTCGTGGATGACTTCGACAATATTAATGATGTGTTTTTCAAATTTGGCCTCAACATCTCTGATGACAGGATCCCGGAAGTTCAGCAAGCGCTGCACGACGCTATTGGCGATATCATGGTGCCCGTTCACACCGGGTATGGCAGCATCGATCTCATTATCCCTGGCGTTCACAAAGCGAACGGTCTGCGCCTGCTCCAGCAGCGTTGGGGGATTGATGATAAGGACGTGGTGGTGTTTGGCGACGGCGGCAACGATCTTGAAATGCTACGCCAGGCAGGCTTCAGTTTTGCGATGGAAAATGCGGCAGATGTTGTGGCGAAGGCCGCGAAATACCGCGCGGGCTCGAACAACAAGGAAGGTGTTCTGGACATTATTGATTGCGTCCTGAAGAACGAAGCGCCGTTTAATTAACGCTGCTGGCGCTTCGCCGCCCGGGCCTGCAGCGCGACATGCTGTAGGCCTGAAATCTCACTTACCCTTCCCGCGTATTCCCAATCTGCTTATCCTTCAGAAAGATCACCATCAGCAGCAGCCAGAGAATACCGTTTGCCAGGTTGAACAGACTGAACAGGCCGTTCCCTCCGCCCAGCCAGGCGTATTTACTCAGCTCAATCCCGATGGTGAAGATCAGCATTTGCAGCATCCCCATCGCTGCGGAAACCGTGCCTTTACTCATGTCGCTGGCGAACAGCGTGAGGCGCACCAGTCCGGCATTTGCTACGCCAATGCCGAAGGCGTAAACGCTCAGTCCTGCCGTCATCCACAGATAGGCGTGAGACGCGACTACCGTTGCCGCTGCGGCGATCATTAACCCGAGCATAATCGGCCAGCCGCCCATGATGATGAGCGAACGTACCGTACGTCGCGAGGTCAGGCGTGCCAGCACGAGGTTCCCGGCGATCAGCGCACCAAAAATGGGGACCTGTAGCAGTCCATATTCGTAGCTACTAAGTTGCTCGCCGCTGATAATAATAATCGGCGACTGTGCAATCCAGGCCAGCAGCGGCAGACTGACAAATCCCAGCGCCAGCGCGCCGGCGACAAAGCGACCATTTTTCAGCACAAGTTTGTAATCGCTGCCCAGCGCTTTCAGTGACAGC
The DNA window shown above is from Citrobacter farmeri and carries:
- a CDS encoding Cof-type HAD-IIB family hydrolase, with protein sequence MGIKLIAVDMDGTFLSDQKTYNRERFLTQYQQMKTQGIRFAVASGNQYYQLISFFPEIAHEISFVAENGGWVVSEGQDIFNGDLAKADFTAIVDHLLTRADVEIIACGKHSAYTLKTYNDEMKATAGMYYHRLEFVDDFDNINDVFFKFGLNISDDRIPEVQQALHDAIGDIMVPVHTGYGSIDLIIPGVHKANGLRLLQQRWGIDDKDVVVFGDGGNDLEMLRQAGFSFAMENAADVVAKAAKYRAGSNNKEGVLDIIDCVLKNEAPFN
- a CDS encoding DUF1418 family protein, yielding MRTIGALPKSVLILEVVGMVLLALALLSLNRYLTLPAPFNTSLAVVAMLFLGVLLMIPAALVFVWHVAQRLAPQLMKPSSDSSHSDREKKNDSNH
- a CDS encoding TetR/AcrR family transcriptional regulator; this encodes MRRANDPQRREKIVAATLEAVKVHGIHAVTHRKIAAMAGVPLGSLTYYFSGIEELLTEAFTLFTQTMSRQYQNFFTHVADEEGACRAITEMIYSSQVTTPDNMELMYQLYAFANRKPALKTVMQNWMQRSQQTLSRWFEPDTARALDAFIEGMTLHFATDRAPLTREEILLMVKRIAG
- a CDS encoding GrxA family glutaredoxin codes for the protein MFTVIFGRPGCPYCVRAKELAEKLSNEREDFNYRYIDIHAEGITKADLEKTVGKPVETVPQIFVDQKHIGGCTDFEAWAKENLNLFA
- a CDS encoding aspartate:alanine antiporter, whose product is MNINVADLLNGNYILLLFVVLALGLCLGKLRLGSVQLGNSIGVLVVSLLLGQQHFSINTDALNLGFMLFIFCVGVEAGPNFFSIFFRDGKNYLMLALVMVGSALLIALGLGKLFGWDIGLTAGMLAGSMTSTPVLVGAGDTLRHFGMESAQLSRALDNLSLGYALTYLIGLVSLIVGARYLPKLQHQDLQTSAQQIARERGLDTDTNRKVYLPVIRAYRVGPELVAWTDGKNLRELGIYRATGCYIERIRRNGILANPDGDAVLQMGDEIALVGYPDAHARLDPSFRNGKEVFDRDLLDMRIVTEEIVVKNHNAVGRRLAQLKLTDHGCFLNRVIRSQIEMPIDDNVVLNKGDVLQVSGDARRVKTIADRIGFISIHSQVTDLLAFCAFFIIGLMIGMITFQFSNFSFGIGNAAGLLFAGIMLGFLRANHPTFGYIPQGALNMVKEFGLMVFMAGVGLSAGSGIGHGLGAIGGQMLIAGLIVSLVPVIICFLFGAYVLRMNRALLFGAMMGARTCAPAMEIISDTARSNIPALGYAGTYAIANVLLTLAGTLIIIIWPGLG
- a CDS encoding inner membrane protein YbjM, with the translated sequence MKYKHGWVGAVCCFVLFVVVCLFLTMNMKGAFRAAGHPEMGLLFFTLPGAVASFCSHRREVIKPLLGAMLAAPCCLLLTRLFFTPTRSLWQEMAWLFSAVFWCALGALCFLFISSLFRPRQRKNQ
- a CDS encoding MFS transporter, with product MQNRLQQGARLGRQALLFPLCLVLYEFSTYIGNDMIQPGMLAVVEQYQAGIDWVPTSMTAYLAGGMFLQWLLGPLSDRVGRRPVMLAGVVWFIVTCLATLLAQNIEQFTLLRFLQGISLCFIGAVGYAAIQESFEEAVCIKITALMANVALIAPLLGPLVGAAWVHVLPWEGMFVLFAALAAIAFFGLQRAMPETATRLGEPLSLKALGSDYKLVLKNGRFVAGALALGFVSLPLLAWIAQSPIIIISGEQLSSYEYGLLQVPIFGALIAGNLVLARLTSRRTVRSLIIMGGWPIMLGLMIAAAATVVASHAYLWMTAGLSVYAFGIGVANAGLVRLTLFASDMSKGTVSAAMGMLQMLIFTIGIELSKYAWLGGGNGLFSLFNLANGILWLLLMVIFLKDKQIGNTREG
- a CDS encoding Hcp family type VI secretion system effector — protein: MSNPAYLWLTDENGSPMIGSSLVMGREGAIEMKSFTHNVNIPVDGNTGKLTGTRIHMPIMFQKEFDRVTPMLYRALSTGKVLQSATIKMYQINEAGLEQEYFNILLEGVKLTSITPDLYPGANTGTHLETILLRYGQITWKHCDGNIIYTDSWNEWATY
- a CDS encoding MFS transporter, with the protein product MTAISSRKALQRRTWALFMFFFLPGLLMASWATRTPAIRDTLSVSTAEMGAVLFGLSIGSMSGILCSAWLVKRFGTRKVIRTTMSCAIVGMLVLSLALWLTSPLLFALGLGVFGASFGSAEVAINIEGAAVEREMNKTVLPMMHGFYSFGTLAGAGVGMALTAFGVAATTHIVLASLVAIAPIFIAIKAIPDGTGKNASDGSHHEEKGVPFWRDVQLLLIGVVVLAMAFAEGSANDWLPLLMVDGHGFSPTSGSLIYAGFTLGMTVGRFTGGWFIDRYSRVAVVRASALMGALGIGLIIFVDSAWVAGVSVVLWGLGASLGFPLTISAASDTGPDAPTRVSVVATTGYLAFLVGPPLLGYLGEHYGLRSAMLVVLALVLLAAVVARAVAKPNSTTQTAMEKG